In Humulus lupulus chromosome 6, drHumLupu1.1, whole genome shotgun sequence, a single genomic region encodes these proteins:
- the LOC133784407 gene encoding WAT1-related protein At4g30420-like, which produces MSSYKTVIAMVALQCITASVTLFSKVALSQGMSPRVFVLYRQVFATLIMAPIAFFSRWRDPHKTPLGFRSFNMILLTSLIGVTANNNTYFEGLNLSSSTIATAMLNLIPAITFIMATLVGLEKIDPKSLRSIGKIIGTIVCIGGGICMALIKGPELFAHTKLEVTHYTKSIFFLGKGLLGGENLPLGCLFLFINCCCNSFWIVMQVPISEACPDHLYTTFWMFFLSSIQSSILTCFIDRNPQAWLLHSVLHFESCLFAAIGEAVSFFIQVWCISQTGPVFAVMFTPLSTVVATIIAILFMGQSLYIGSLVGAFAVILGLYVVLWGKAKDLDETKQYGDQRQSCKLDLEVPLLTEN; this is translated from the exons ATGAGTAGTTACAAGACAGTAATAGCTATGGTGGCTTTACAATGCATCACTGCATCTGTTACTCTTTTCAGTAAGGTTGCTTTGTCTCAAGGAATGAGCCCTAGGGTCTTCGTTCTCTACCGCCAAGTTTTTGCCACTCTTATCATGGCTCCTATTGCTTTTTTCTCTCGATG GAGAGATCCACATAAAACACCCTTGGGATTTAGGAGCTTTAATATGATACTTCTGACCTCTTTAATTGG AGTAACAGCTAATAATAACACCTATTTCGAGGGCTTAAACTTATCTTCTTCAACAATAGCAACTGCAATGCTTAATCTTATACCAGCGATCACTTTTATTATGGCAACACTAGTTGG aTTGGAGAAAATTGATCCAAAAAGCTTGAGAAGCATTGGCAAGATAATTGGGACAATTGTGTGCATCGGTGGAGGGATTTGCATGGCACTAATCAAAGGGCCAGAATTATTTGCACACACAAAACTTGAAGTAACACACTACACAAAGTCGATCTTCTTTCTTGGCAAAGGATTATTAGGAGGTGAAAATTTGCCACTGGGTTGTCTATTTCTCTTCATTAATTGCTGTTGCAATTCATTTTGGATTGTTATGcag GTTCCAATTTCAGAGGCCTGTCCAGACCATTTATACACAACGTTTTGGATGTTTTTCTTGTCAAGTATACAATCATCAATATTGACATGTTTCATAGATCGTAACCCACAAGCATGGCTTCTtcattcagttcttcattttgAAAGTTGCTTATTTGCT GCAATTGGTGAGGCAGTGTCGTTTTTCATTCAAGTGTGGTGCATATCTCAAACTGGTCCTGTCTTTGCCGTGATGTTCACACCACTAAGCACTGTCGTTGCAACTATTATAGCCATTTTGTTTATGGGCCAAAGCTTATACATTGGAAG CTTGGTGGGTGCTTTTGCTGTGATTCTTGGCTTATATGTTGTGCTATGGGGCAAAGCAAAGGACCTAGATGAGACTAAACAATATGGTGATCAAAGACAAAGTTGTAAACTTGATTTGGAAGTACCACTTTTGACTGAAaattaa